The Astatotilapia calliptera chromosome 17, fAstCal1.2, whole genome shotgun sequence genome has a segment encoding these proteins:
- the sbf1 gene encoding myotubularin-related protein 5 isoform X1, which yields MARLADYFVVVGYDLEKRVEGEGQGRILQRFPEKDWEDSPFPQGVELFCQPSGWQLVPDQLPPSFFVAVLTDINSDRHYCACFTFWEGLDNPQLQKAEASEADEADEVLSVVQPAKIFAPKSLVLVSQLDHTEVFRNCLGLIYTVHVDGLSAPLETVVGNLLTCVIPIAGGSQTDEAPVCSLDRVPQVLACDWLLACLQPGQEQREESLRTITLGAGDRQVIQTPINESLPVSGSSVAQLFRQLGIANVLCLFCAALTEHKILFLSSSYQRLTDACRALLAIMFPLKYSFTYIPILPGKLLEVLSTPTPFIIGVNSFFRSETQELLDVIIADLDGGTVTIPECVHISLLPEPLLQQTQTALSMVLDPELEVADHAFPPQSMQPSALKIQDKEIRAVFLWLFARLFQGYRWCLHIIRIHPEPVIRFHKAAFLGQRALSEDDFLTKVLDGMAFAGFVSERGPPYRATDLFDDLVANQVERIRQEEACPHKVMNHAKEVAEQLFKNENPYPAVAMHKIQRPSENSQNNAQNRAPFPMLDDVAVQLFIDHAAAKLKTAPPAVKPELKSMVPSGPPLGDIVDRNGNVMANSARRLEVVRNCITYIFENKMLEAKKLMPAVLRALKGRAARVCLTQELNQHVLQNRAVLDDQQFDYIVRMMNCTLQDCSHMDEHGIAAALLPLVTAFCRKLGAGVTQFAYSCVQEHMVWTNMQFWEAMFYSDVQNHIRHLYLETEDGGQHNNSEQHVASGNRREIGALELASEQSRLWPTLSKEMQMERVQKEESTVFSQAIHYANRMSYLLLPLDTSKNRLLRSSGLGDVESVSNSYVTNSIAGSMAESYDTESGFEDAESSDVANSVVRFINRFVDKVCNESGVTNEHLKALHAMIPDIVQMHIETLEAVHRESKRLPPIQKPKLLRPTLLPGEELVMEGMRVHLIPDGREEATGLMGGPPLLPAEGAIFLTTYRLIFKGTPTDPLVGEQAVTRSFPVASLTKEKRISVSLTMDQFVQEGLQLRSCTFQLMKIAFDEEVASDLAEVFRKHLHKLRYPQHVQGTFAFTVGQSGKMVVEHKTKDKNQSLKTLSKNLVKSAKRTIGRQYVTRKKYSPPTWENRSSFQSELDEDEISVSEEVDQSSLTLSSTIRSSDRQTMSNVVERACCRDYQRLGLGTLSNSLTRSKNEPFRISTANRMYTVCRSYPGLLIVPQSIPDSTINRICRCYRQNRFPVVCWRNPRTKAVLLRSAGLHAKGVVGFFKSPNAPTAVPSQADSTSLEQEKYLQAIISSMPSYSENSGRNTLSGFTSTHMNTSDSSDKLRQPKIGALMKQVMGAKEDAPGTFSRGALGQRAKVISLSQPKVSGKARNPARGKWGSIRGSGRLSAYNPDVGTRLAGKESPQPNGGPSEAMFLRQQKAYLYIIGDKAQLKGGKQDSFQQWEVVPIEVCDVRQVKNSFKKLMKACVPSSSTSDPNMSFLRCLEESEWMALLHRVLQVSVLVVELLDTGSSVMVSLEDGWDVTTQVVSLVQLLSDPYYRTFDGFRLLVEKEWLSFGHRFSHRGAQTLGSQSSGFTPIFLQFLDCVHQIHLQFPMEFEFSQYYLKFLAYHYVSNRFRTFLLDSDYERIELGVLYEEKGERKNPQVCKSVWDYIDRLNKKTPVFYNYMFSPEDDEVLRPYTFISNLKVWDFYTEETLSEGPSYDWELRGRQERAAEETAEKPDTSGPKSQRHIVWPCYDNLTKVVPDAITKLLQDLQSLEAELGQATDKWKDTWDKIKTTQRTETKLESKPSFSSSLLMSSNLSHQRRSQGVYLQESGVGSSINLALDCEASATSTPVPGRPSTSTLYSQFQSSESENRSFEGILFKRGALLKPWKPRWFVLDKTKHQLRYYESRQDKECKGVIDLAEVESVTAGTPTMGAPKNIDEKAFFDLKTTKRVYNFCAQDSLNAQLWMDSVQSCLSDA from the exons TGGAAGGTGAAGGTCAAGGTCGCATTCTCCAGCGGTTTCCTGAGAAAGACTGGGAGGACAGCCCATTCCCACAAGGCGTAGAGCTG TTCTGCCAACCCAGCGGTTGGCAGCTGGTTCCCGatcagctgcctccctccttCTTCGTAGCGGTTTTGACTGACATCAACTCGGACCGTCACTATTGTGCCTGCTTCACCTTCTGGGAGGGCCTGGACAACCCCCAG CTGCAGAAGGCTGAGGCCAGCGAGGCGGACGAAGCAGATGAGGTGCTCTCCGTCGTCCAACCAGCTAAGATCTTTGCCCCCAAGAGCTTGGTACTGGTGTCCCAGTTGGATCACACCGAGGTGTTCAGG AACTGCCTGGGGCTGATCTACACCGTCCACGTAGATGGTCTGTCTGCGCCCTTGGAAACGGTTGTCGGGAATCTCCTCACTTGTGTCATCCCCATCGCTGGAGGCTCCCAG ACAGATGAGGCCCCAGTTTGTAGTTTAGACAGAGTTCCTCAGGTCCTGGCCTGTGACTGGCTGCTGGCCTGTCTCCAG CCGGGCcaggagcagagagaggagagttTG CGGACTATAACATTAGGTGCTGGCGACCGGCAAGTCATCCAGACTCCGATCAACGAGTCTCTTCCTGTCAGTGGCAGCAGTGTGGCCCAGCTCTTCAGACAGCTCG GTATCGCCAATGTTCTCTGTCTGTTCTGCGCCGCCCTGACGGAGCATAAAATCCTGTTCCTGTCCAGCAGCTACCAGAGACTAACGGACGCCTGCCGGGCACTGCTGGCCATCATGTTTCCTCTCAAATACAG CTTCACTTACATTCCCATCCTACCTGGAAAACTCCTCGAGGTCCTGAGCACCCCCACGCCCTTCATCATTGGTGTCAATTCCTTCTTCCGCTCTGAGACTCAAGAGCTG cTGGACGTGATCATTGCCGACCTGGATGGAGGCACAGTTACCATCCCCGAGTGCGTCCACATCTCCCTGCTGCCTGAACCTCTGCTCCAGCAGACCCAGACGGCACTCTCCATG gttttggatCCGGAGCTGGAAGTTGCCGATCATGCATTCCCCCCACAGTCCATGCAACCCTCTGCTCTCAAAATCCAG GACAAGGAGATCCGAGCGGTCTTTCTGTGGCTGTTCGCTCGGCTCTTCCAGGGCTATCGCTGGTGTTTACATATCATCCGCATTCACCCAGAGCCTGTGATTCGCTTCCATAAG GCTGCCTTCCTGGGCCAGAGGGCGCTGTCAGAGGACGACTTCCTCACCAAGGTGTTAGACGGCATGGCGTTCGCCGGCTTTGTGTCGGAGAGAGGTCCCCCCTACAGAGCCACCGACCTGTTTGATGAC CTGGTAGCAAACCAGGTGGAGCGGATACGACAAGAGGAGGCCTGTCCGCACAAAGTCATGAACCATGCCAAGGAGGTTGCAGAGCAGCTCTTCAAAAAT gAGAATCCCTACCCCGCTGTGGCCATGCACAAAATCCAGCGACCGTCAGAAAACAGTCAGAACAACGCACAGAATCGGGCGCCGTTCCCCATGCTGGACGACGTAGCGGTGCAGCTGTTCATCGATCACGCTGCTGCCAAGCTCAAGACCGCACCTCCCGCCGTCAAGCCGGAGCTCAAGAGCATGGTGCCATCTGGGCCGCCGCTGG GAGATATCGTGGACAGGAACGGCAACGTGATGGCGAACAGCGCTCGCAGGCTGGAGGTGGTCAGGAACTGCATCACGTACATTTTTGAGAACAAAATGCTGGAGGCCAAGAAG CTGATGCCAGCGGTGCTGCGGGCGTTGAAGGGTCGGGCAGCTCGCGTGTGTTTGACTCAGGAGCTCAATCAACATGTCCTGCAGAACCGAGCTGTGCTGGATGACCAGCAGTTTGACTACATTGTGCGCATGATGAACTGCACCTTACAG GACTGTTCACACATGGATGAACACGGGATCGCGGCGGCGCTTCTTCCCCTGGTCACAGCCTTCTGCAGA AAACTGGGAGCAGGCGTCACCCAGTTTGCCTACAGCTGTGTGCAGGAGCACATGGTGTGGACCAACATGCAGTTCTGGGAGGCCATGTTCTACAGCGACGTGCAGAACCACATCCGACACCTGTACCTGGAGACGGAGGACGGAGGGCAGCACAACAACTCG GAACAGCACGTCGCCTCGGGAAACAGAAGGGAAATCGGCGCCCTGGAGCTGGCGTCAGAGCAGAGCCGGCTGTGGCCGACGCTCAGCAAAGAAATGCAGATGGAGCGCGTGCAGAAGGAGGAGAGCACGGTATTCAGCCAGGCCATCCACTACGCCAACAGGATGAGCTACCTGCTGCTCCCGCTGGACACCAGCAAGAACCGGCTGCTGCGGAGCTCCGGCCTCGGAGACGTGGAGAGCGTCAGCAACAGCTACGTCACAAACAG caTTGCAGGCAGCATGGCGGAAAGCTACGACACGGAGAGCGGCTTCGAAGACGCAGAGAGCTCAGACGTGGCCAACTCTGTGGTGCGCTTCATTAACCGCTTTGTCGATAAAGTGTGCAACGAGAGCGGCGTGACCAACGAGCACCTCAAAGCTCTCCACGCCATGATACCAG ATATCGTTCAAATGCACATCGAGACGTTGGAAGCAGTCCACAGGGAGAGTAAGAGACTGCCTCCCATCCAAAAG CCCAAGCTGCTGAGGCCGACTCTGTTGCCTGGCGAGGAGCTGGTGATGGAAGGCATGCGTGTTCACCTAATCCCCGATGGGCGCGAGGAGGCCACGGGGCTAATGGGAGGTCCGCCTCTACTGCCAGCGGAGGGCGCCATCTTCCTTACCACGTACCGGCTCATCTTCAAGGGCACGCCCACCGATCCACTGG TTGGAGAGCAGGCAGTCACTCGCTCCTTCCCCGTCGCCTCCCTGACAAAGGAGAAGAGGATATCGGTCTCGTTAACGATGGACCAGTTTGTCCAGGAGGGGCTCCAGCTGCGGTCCTGCACCTTCCAG cTTATGAAGATTGCCTTTGATGAGGAGGTGGCGTCCGATCTGGCGGAAGTTTTCAGGAAGCATTTGCACAAACTGCGTTACCCTCAGCATGTGCAGGGCACCTTCGCCTTCACTGTGGGTCAGAGTGGCAAAATGGTGGTGGAGCACAAGACGAAGGACAAGAACCAGTCGCTCAA gACTCTTTCCAAGAACCTGGTGAAGAGTGCCAAGAGAACCATTGGCCGCCAATATGTGACCAGGAAGAAGTACTCTCCTCCCACCTGGGAGAACAGGAGCAGCTTCCAGTCAGAGCTGGATGAAGATGAAATCTCAG TGTCAGAGGAAGTGGACCAGAGCTCCCTGACCCTGTCCTCCACCATCCGCTCGTCAGACAGACAGACCATGAGCAACGTTGTAGAGCGAGCCTGTTGTCGTGACTACCAGCGTCTGGGTCTGGGGACGCTTAGCAACAGCCTGACGCGGTCTAAGAACGAGCCCTTCAGGATTTCCACCGCTAACCGCATGTACACCGTGTGCAGGAG CTACCCCGGCCTGCTGATCGTCCCTCAGAGCATCCCAGACTCAACTATCAACAGAATCTGTCGCTGCTACCGACAGAACCGCTTCCCTGTGGTGTGCTGGAGGAATCCACGGACCAAGGCCGTCCTGCTGCGCTCAGCGGGGCTTCACGCCAAGGGGGTGGTGGGCTTCTTCAAGTCTCCCAATGCCCCCACTGCAG TGCCCTCTCAGGCCGACTCCACCAGTCTGGAGCAGGAGAAGTATCTCCAGGCCATCATCAGCTCCATGCCTTCTTACAGTGAGAACAGTGGCAGAAACACGCTGAGTGGcttcacatccacacacatgaacacgtcTG ACTCATCAGATAAGCTGAGGCAGCCCAAGATCGGAGCTCTGATGAAGCAGGTGATGGGCGCCAAGGAGGACGCTCCTGGAACCTTCAGCAGAGGAG CTCTGGGTCAAAGGGCCAAAGTCATCTCCCTCTCTCAGCCCAAAGTGTCTGGCAAGGCCAGGAACCCTGCTAGAG GTAAATGGGGCAGTATCCGAGGCAGCGGACGTCTAAGTGCCTACAACCCAGATGTGGGGACACGTCTGGCTGGGAAAGAGTCTCCACAGCCCAACGGGGGGCCGAGCGAGGCGATGTTCCTCCGCCAGCAGAAGGCGTACCTCTACATCATCGGGGACAAAGCTCAGCTCAAG GGAGGGAAGCAGGACTCGTTCCAGCAGTGGGAGGTGGTCCCCATCGAGGTGTGCGACGTGCGGCAGGTGAAGAACAGCTTCAAGAAGCTGATGAAAGCCTGCGTGCCGAGCTCCTCGACCTCCGACCCCAACATGAGCTTCCTGCGCTGCCTGGAGGAGTCCGAGTGGATGGCGCTG CTCCACAGGGTGCTGCAGGTGTCGGTGCTGGTGGTGGAGCTCCTGGACACGGGCTCGTCAGTCATGGTCAGCCTGGAGGACGGCTGGGACGTCACCACGCAG GTGGTGTCCCTGGTGCAGCTGCTCTCTGATCCCTACTACAGGACATTCGATGGTTTCCGGCTCCTGGTGGAGAAGGAGTGGCTGTCGTTTGGCCACCGCTTCAGCCACAGAGGAGCTCAGACACTGGGCAGCCAGAGCAGCGGCTTCACCCCCATCTTCCTGCAGTTCCTCGACTGTGTGCACCAG ATCCACCTCCAGTTCCCCATGGAGTTTGAGTTCAGTCAGTACTACCTGAAGTTCCTGGCCTACCACTACGTCTCCAACCGCTTCCGCACCTTCCTGCTCGACTCGGACTACGAGCGCATCGAGCTGG GAGTGCTGTACGAGGAGAAAGGCGAGAGGAAAAACCCTCAGGTGTGCAAGTCTGTGTGGGACTACATCGACCGACTGAACAAGAAAACGCCCGTCTTCTACAACTACATGTTCTCTCCTGAAGACGACGAG GTGCTGAGGCCGTACACCTTCATCTCCAACCTGAAGGTGTGGGACTTCTACACGGAGGAGACGCTGTCCGAGGGGCCGTCCTACGACTGGGAGCTGAGGGGCCGGCAGGAGCGCGCGGCCGAAGAGACGGCGGAGAAACCCGACACCAGCGGGCCTAAATCTCAACGCCACATTGTGTGGCCGTGTTACGACAACCTGACCAAGGTGGTGCCCGACGCCATCACCAAGCTGCTGCAGGACCTGCAGAGCCTGGAGGCCGAGCTCGGCCAGGCGACAGACAAGTGGAAGGACACGTGGGATAAAATCAAGACCACGCAGAGGACGGAGACCAAGCTGGAGAGCAAG
- the sbf1 gene encoding myotubularin-related protein 5 isoform X2 — translation MARLADYFVVVGYDLEKRVEGEGQGRILQRFPEKDWEDSPFPQGVELFCQPSGWQLVPDQLPPSFFVAVLTDINSDRHYCACFTFWEGLDNPQLQKAEASEADEADEVLSVVQPAKIFAPKSLVLVSQLDHTEVFRNCLGLIYTVHVDGLSAPLETVVGNLLTCVIPIAGGSQTDEAPVCSLDRVPQVLACDWLLACLQRTITLGAGDRQVIQTPINESLPVSGSSVAQLFRQLGIANVLCLFCAALTEHKILFLSSSYQRLTDACRALLAIMFPLKYSFTYIPILPGKLLEVLSTPTPFIIGVNSFFRSETQELLDVIIADLDGGTVTIPECVHISLLPEPLLQQTQTALSMVLDPELEVADHAFPPQSMQPSALKIQDKEIRAVFLWLFARLFQGYRWCLHIIRIHPEPVIRFHKAAFLGQRALSEDDFLTKVLDGMAFAGFVSERGPPYRATDLFDDLVANQVERIRQEEACPHKVMNHAKEVAEQLFKNENPYPAVAMHKIQRPSENSQNNAQNRAPFPMLDDVAVQLFIDHAAAKLKTAPPAVKPELKSMVPSGPPLGDIVDRNGNVMANSARRLEVVRNCITYIFENKMLEAKKLMPAVLRALKGRAARVCLTQELNQHVLQNRAVLDDQQFDYIVRMMNCTLQDCSHMDEHGIAAALLPLVTAFCRKLGAGVTQFAYSCVQEHMVWTNMQFWEAMFYSDVQNHIRHLYLETEDGGQHNNSEQHVASGNRREIGALELASEQSRLWPTLSKEMQMERVQKEESTVFSQAIHYANRMSYLLLPLDTSKNRLLRSSGLGDVESVSNSYVTNSIAGSMAESYDTESGFEDAESSDVANSVVRFINRFVDKVCNESGVTNEHLKALHAMIPDIVQMHIETLEAVHRESKRLPPIQKPKLLRPTLLPGEELVMEGMRVHLIPDGREEATGLMGGPPLLPAEGAIFLTTYRLIFKGTPTDPLVGEQAVTRSFPVASLTKEKRISVSLTMDQFVQEGLQLRSCTFQLMKIAFDEEVASDLAEVFRKHLHKLRYPQHVQGTFAFTVGQSGKMVVEHKTKDKNQSLKTLSKNLVKSAKRTIGRQYVTRKKYSPPTWENRSSFQSELDEDEISVSEEVDQSSLTLSSTIRSSDRQTMSNVVERACCRDYQRLGLGTLSNSLTRSKNEPFRISTANRMYTVCRSYPGLLIVPQSIPDSTINRICRCYRQNRFPVVCWRNPRTKAVLLRSAGLHAKGVVGFFKSPNAPTAVPSQADSTSLEQEKYLQAIISSMPSYSENSGRNTLSGFTSTHMNTSDSSDKLRQPKIGALMKQVMGAKEDAPGTFSRGALGQRAKVISLSQPKVSGKARNPARGKWGSIRGSGRLSAYNPDVGTRLAGKESPQPNGGPSEAMFLRQQKAYLYIIGDKAQLKGGKQDSFQQWEVVPIEVCDVRQVKNSFKKLMKACVPSSSTSDPNMSFLRCLEESEWMALLHRVLQVSVLVVELLDTGSSVMVSLEDGWDVTTQVVSLVQLLSDPYYRTFDGFRLLVEKEWLSFGHRFSHRGAQTLGSQSSGFTPIFLQFLDCVHQIHLQFPMEFEFSQYYLKFLAYHYVSNRFRTFLLDSDYERIELGVLYEEKGERKNPQVCKSVWDYIDRLNKKTPVFYNYMFSPEDDEVLRPYTFISNLKVWDFYTEETLSEGPSYDWELRGRQERAAEETAEKPDTSGPKSQRHIVWPCYDNLTKVVPDAITKLLQDLQSLEAELGQATDKWKDTWDKIKTTQRTETKLESKPSFSSSLLMSSNLSHQRRSQGVYLQESGVGSSINLALDCEASATSTPVPGRPSTSTLYSQFQSSESENRSFEGILFKRGALLKPWKPRWFVLDKTKHQLRYYESRQDKECKGVIDLAEVESVTAGTPTMGAPKNIDEKAFFDLKTTKRVYNFCAQDSLNAQLWMDSVQSCLSDA, via the exons TGGAAGGTGAAGGTCAAGGTCGCATTCTCCAGCGGTTTCCTGAGAAAGACTGGGAGGACAGCCCATTCCCACAAGGCGTAGAGCTG TTCTGCCAACCCAGCGGTTGGCAGCTGGTTCCCGatcagctgcctccctccttCTTCGTAGCGGTTTTGACTGACATCAACTCGGACCGTCACTATTGTGCCTGCTTCACCTTCTGGGAGGGCCTGGACAACCCCCAG CTGCAGAAGGCTGAGGCCAGCGAGGCGGACGAAGCAGATGAGGTGCTCTCCGTCGTCCAACCAGCTAAGATCTTTGCCCCCAAGAGCTTGGTACTGGTGTCCCAGTTGGATCACACCGAGGTGTTCAGG AACTGCCTGGGGCTGATCTACACCGTCCACGTAGATGGTCTGTCTGCGCCCTTGGAAACGGTTGTCGGGAATCTCCTCACTTGTGTCATCCCCATCGCTGGAGGCTCCCAG ACAGATGAGGCCCCAGTTTGTAGTTTAGACAGAGTTCCTCAGGTCCTGGCCTGTGACTGGCTGCTGGCCTGTCTCCAG CGGACTATAACATTAGGTGCTGGCGACCGGCAAGTCATCCAGACTCCGATCAACGAGTCTCTTCCTGTCAGTGGCAGCAGTGTGGCCCAGCTCTTCAGACAGCTCG GTATCGCCAATGTTCTCTGTCTGTTCTGCGCCGCCCTGACGGAGCATAAAATCCTGTTCCTGTCCAGCAGCTACCAGAGACTAACGGACGCCTGCCGGGCACTGCTGGCCATCATGTTTCCTCTCAAATACAG CTTCACTTACATTCCCATCCTACCTGGAAAACTCCTCGAGGTCCTGAGCACCCCCACGCCCTTCATCATTGGTGTCAATTCCTTCTTCCGCTCTGAGACTCAAGAGCTG cTGGACGTGATCATTGCCGACCTGGATGGAGGCACAGTTACCATCCCCGAGTGCGTCCACATCTCCCTGCTGCCTGAACCTCTGCTCCAGCAGACCCAGACGGCACTCTCCATG gttttggatCCGGAGCTGGAAGTTGCCGATCATGCATTCCCCCCACAGTCCATGCAACCCTCTGCTCTCAAAATCCAG GACAAGGAGATCCGAGCGGTCTTTCTGTGGCTGTTCGCTCGGCTCTTCCAGGGCTATCGCTGGTGTTTACATATCATCCGCATTCACCCAGAGCCTGTGATTCGCTTCCATAAG GCTGCCTTCCTGGGCCAGAGGGCGCTGTCAGAGGACGACTTCCTCACCAAGGTGTTAGACGGCATGGCGTTCGCCGGCTTTGTGTCGGAGAGAGGTCCCCCCTACAGAGCCACCGACCTGTTTGATGAC CTGGTAGCAAACCAGGTGGAGCGGATACGACAAGAGGAGGCCTGTCCGCACAAAGTCATGAACCATGCCAAGGAGGTTGCAGAGCAGCTCTTCAAAAAT gAGAATCCCTACCCCGCTGTGGCCATGCACAAAATCCAGCGACCGTCAGAAAACAGTCAGAACAACGCACAGAATCGGGCGCCGTTCCCCATGCTGGACGACGTAGCGGTGCAGCTGTTCATCGATCACGCTGCTGCCAAGCTCAAGACCGCACCTCCCGCCGTCAAGCCGGAGCTCAAGAGCATGGTGCCATCTGGGCCGCCGCTGG GAGATATCGTGGACAGGAACGGCAACGTGATGGCGAACAGCGCTCGCAGGCTGGAGGTGGTCAGGAACTGCATCACGTACATTTTTGAGAACAAAATGCTGGAGGCCAAGAAG CTGATGCCAGCGGTGCTGCGGGCGTTGAAGGGTCGGGCAGCTCGCGTGTGTTTGACTCAGGAGCTCAATCAACATGTCCTGCAGAACCGAGCTGTGCTGGATGACCAGCAGTTTGACTACATTGTGCGCATGATGAACTGCACCTTACAG GACTGTTCACACATGGATGAACACGGGATCGCGGCGGCGCTTCTTCCCCTGGTCACAGCCTTCTGCAGA AAACTGGGAGCAGGCGTCACCCAGTTTGCCTACAGCTGTGTGCAGGAGCACATGGTGTGGACCAACATGCAGTTCTGGGAGGCCATGTTCTACAGCGACGTGCAGAACCACATCCGACACCTGTACCTGGAGACGGAGGACGGAGGGCAGCACAACAACTCG GAACAGCACGTCGCCTCGGGAAACAGAAGGGAAATCGGCGCCCTGGAGCTGGCGTCAGAGCAGAGCCGGCTGTGGCCGACGCTCAGCAAAGAAATGCAGATGGAGCGCGTGCAGAAGGAGGAGAGCACGGTATTCAGCCAGGCCATCCACTACGCCAACAGGATGAGCTACCTGCTGCTCCCGCTGGACACCAGCAAGAACCGGCTGCTGCGGAGCTCCGGCCTCGGAGACGTGGAGAGCGTCAGCAACAGCTACGTCACAAACAG caTTGCAGGCAGCATGGCGGAAAGCTACGACACGGAGAGCGGCTTCGAAGACGCAGAGAGCTCAGACGTGGCCAACTCTGTGGTGCGCTTCATTAACCGCTTTGTCGATAAAGTGTGCAACGAGAGCGGCGTGACCAACGAGCACCTCAAAGCTCTCCACGCCATGATACCAG ATATCGTTCAAATGCACATCGAGACGTTGGAAGCAGTCCACAGGGAGAGTAAGAGACTGCCTCCCATCCAAAAG CCCAAGCTGCTGAGGCCGACTCTGTTGCCTGGCGAGGAGCTGGTGATGGAAGGCATGCGTGTTCACCTAATCCCCGATGGGCGCGAGGAGGCCACGGGGCTAATGGGAGGTCCGCCTCTACTGCCAGCGGAGGGCGCCATCTTCCTTACCACGTACCGGCTCATCTTCAAGGGCACGCCCACCGATCCACTGG TTGGAGAGCAGGCAGTCACTCGCTCCTTCCCCGTCGCCTCCCTGACAAAGGAGAAGAGGATATCGGTCTCGTTAACGATGGACCAGTTTGTCCAGGAGGGGCTCCAGCTGCGGTCCTGCACCTTCCAG cTTATGAAGATTGCCTTTGATGAGGAGGTGGCGTCCGATCTGGCGGAAGTTTTCAGGAAGCATTTGCACAAACTGCGTTACCCTCAGCATGTGCAGGGCACCTTCGCCTTCACTGTGGGTCAGAGTGGCAAAATGGTGGTGGAGCACAAGACGAAGGACAAGAACCAGTCGCTCAA gACTCTTTCCAAGAACCTGGTGAAGAGTGCCAAGAGAACCATTGGCCGCCAATATGTGACCAGGAAGAAGTACTCTCCTCCCACCTGGGAGAACAGGAGCAGCTTCCAGTCAGAGCTGGATGAAGATGAAATCTCAG TGTCAGAGGAAGTGGACCAGAGCTCCCTGACCCTGTCCTCCACCATCCGCTCGTCAGACAGACAGACCATGAGCAACGTTGTAGAGCGAGCCTGTTGTCGTGACTACCAGCGTCTGGGTCTGGGGACGCTTAGCAACAGCCTGACGCGGTCTAAGAACGAGCCCTTCAGGATTTCCACCGCTAACCGCATGTACACCGTGTGCAGGAG CTACCCCGGCCTGCTGATCGTCCCTCAGAGCATCCCAGACTCAACTATCAACAGAATCTGTCGCTGCTACCGACAGAACCGCTTCCCTGTGGTGTGCTGGAGGAATCCACGGACCAAGGCCGTCCTGCTGCGCTCAGCGGGGCTTCACGCCAAGGGGGTGGTGGGCTTCTTCAAGTCTCCCAATGCCCCCACTGCAG TGCCCTCTCAGGCCGACTCCACCAGTCTGGAGCAGGAGAAGTATCTCCAGGCCATCATCAGCTCCATGCCTTCTTACAGTGAGAACAGTGGCAGAAACACGCTGAGTGGcttcacatccacacacatgaacacgtcTG ACTCATCAGATAAGCTGAGGCAGCCCAAGATCGGAGCTCTGATGAAGCAGGTGATGGGCGCCAAGGAGGACGCTCCTGGAACCTTCAGCAGAGGAG CTCTGGGTCAAAGGGCCAAAGTCATCTCCCTCTCTCAGCCCAAAGTGTCTGGCAAGGCCAGGAACCCTGCTAGAG GTAAATGGGGCAGTATCCGAGGCAGCGGACGTCTAAGTGCCTACAACCCAGATGTGGGGACACGTCTGGCTGGGAAAGAGTCTCCACAGCCCAACGGGGGGCCGAGCGAGGCGATGTTCCTCCGCCAGCAGAAGGCGTACCTCTACATCATCGGGGACAAAGCTCAGCTCAAG GGAGGGAAGCAGGACTCGTTCCAGCAGTGGGAGGTGGTCCCCATCGAGGTGTGCGACGTGCGGCAGGTGAAGAACAGCTTCAAGAAGCTGATGAAAGCCTGCGTGCCGAGCTCCTCGACCTCCGACCCCAACATGAGCTTCCTGCGCTGCCTGGAGGAGTCCGAGTGGATGGCGCTG CTCCACAGGGTGCTGCAGGTGTCGGTGCTGGTGGTGGAGCTCCTGGACACGGGCTCGTCAGTCATGGTCAGCCTGGAGGACGGCTGGGACGTCACCACGCAG GTGGTGTCCCTGGTGCAGCTGCTCTCTGATCCCTACTACAGGACATTCGATGGTTTCCGGCTCCTGGTGGAGAAGGAGTGGCTGTCGTTTGGCCACCGCTTCAGCCACAGAGGAGCTCAGACACTGGGCAGCCAGAGCAGCGGCTTCACCCCCATCTTCCTGCAGTTCCTCGACTGTGTGCACCAG ATCCACCTCCAGTTCCCCATGGAGTTTGAGTTCAGTCAGTACTACCTGAAGTTCCTGGCCTACCACTACGTCTCCAACCGCTTCCGCACCTTCCTGCTCGACTCGGACTACGAGCGCATCGAGCTGG GAGTGCTGTACGAGGAGAAAGGCGAGAGGAAAAACCCTCAGGTGTGCAAGTCTGTGTGGGACTACATCGACCGACTGAACAAGAAAACGCCCGTCTTCTACAACTACATGTTCTCTCCTGAAGACGACGAG GTGCTGAGGCCGTACACCTTCATCTCCAACCTGAAGGTGTGGGACTTCTACACGGAGGAGACGCTGTCCGAGGGGCCGTCCTACGACTGGGAGCTGAGGGGCCGGCAGGAGCGCGCGGCCGAAGAGACGGCGGAGAAACCCGACACCAGCGGGCCTAAATCTCAACGCCACATTGTGTGGCCGTGTTACGACAACCTGACCAAGGTGGTGCCCGACGCCATCACCAAGCTGCTGCAGGACCTGCAGAGCCTGGAGGCCGAGCTCGGCCAGGCGACAGACAAGTGGAAGGACACGTGGGATAAAATCAAGACCACGCAGAGGACGGAGACCAAGCTGGAGAGCAAG